A single region of the Etheostoma cragini isolate CJK2018 chromosome 3, CSU_Ecrag_1.0, whole genome shotgun sequence genome encodes:
- the prx gene encoding neuroblast differentiation-associated protein AHNAK isoform X12 — MGTTEAKVDLQGPEIKGGKTEMPSIDISLPKGKSKGEVDIEGKGGKFKMPSCNIHLPKMKLSEGEVVLKGPEINGGKIEMPTVDISVPQGKEEGDLDIGGSEVKGGNFNMPSLDISLPKSKLLEGDMKLECPEIPNVDFSLPKANVEGNIELEGSDVSGDRFKMPAFDISFPKRKKKEGEVDIERPEVKGGTKFNMPSLSDISPPAMKSPSVDISIPKGKVEGDIETKGKREHFHIPSIDVSLPEIKSKRGDINIEGPEIKGGGIKMPTIDISTPQGSLEGDITVEGEGKEGKFSLPSVDITLPAVKYPEGDVNFQGPKVKGWKYEMPKVDLSLPKGKVQGDIDIDIRSGKDGNIEIPSYHTGLPKGKFKGPELKGGKIHMPDIDLSLPKGNADLSIEGPEEQGGKFKMPDIKIPDIDFSFPKGKTGEIDGGHIGVNAEGGKMKMSHMKMSDVDISLPKGKIEGPEMEIKGEGGKFKMPHFSMPSVDISLPKGKTEGPDIEMEGGTGGKFKMPHMKMPDVDISLPKGKIEGPEMEIKGQGGQFKMPHLSMPSVDISLPKGKIEGPEIEIEGGTGGKFKMPHMKMPSIDISLPKGKIEGPDVEIEGSTGGKLKMPHLKMPDVDISLPKGNIEGPEKKIKGDGGKFKMPHFSIPSVDISLPKGTIEGPDIEMEGGTGGKFKMPHAKMPKIDVSHPKGKIEVPDVEMEGGTGGKFKLPHWKMPDFYISLPKGKIEGPDTEIEGGTGGKFKMPKVDISLPKRKPSVEGPELDIGGHFKMPNVGISIPKGKESIDIPEEKMASDGGTIQLPHVNVPKVDISLPKGKSKAIEATAIEMEVTGGKFVGPHIKLPKEGVSVLKNKSGEGEINLSTAEAGGKVKVPQVPSLDLDIDVRLDKPKQDTEAHGEADLHVKGEHKALKLKMPTIDIKGPKGDLELDIGLNRGEGNKDRKKIELPDLDLNTTGTNSKVKGSKVKGTKFKIGMPKKKTGRDVTAEAKICKNCGDEEIGGKTKHRCMGKERFEYDVKLETHNGHKENKDRINIPVPEVTLPTKQGSAELGTGGEGSLSSSRGDSKVPRIPDIEFDITTSPDKYEDTTEKGKKIKIPKFGVALPSMSSPEGKINIFGPEIQYEGPKMPKVKKAVFVLVNPPQTGDHAACTGLQEKETTPGAEKEDVKVKMPKIKMKPSFGKPKDNAAALSFSPCKSGSFDVNLRGKGSTSSLNAEKDACPLKSSNGAKGTSSGKIKFPKVELTSPYGKMAAEGEDTEMSLKLGKDSSPGEVEGDTKGLQVQSGKMAVAGFSEELSKDVVSSRARTDMLDRDSSESPASFTMEFSSAKVQSWSKVESHSRESEERESSPWFKVPKFTLKPHSTGFLQITPEGSPQAQRKGEVGGEADVLGSFCLHTSGLDFTTQDVSEENQVCSTEDGTVTMVTKTTRITRHMVTSEAQTGESSATTTTTHQVSDFKH, encoded by the exons ATGGGAACAACCGAGGCTAAAGTTGACTTGCAAGGACCTGAGATTAAAGGAGGGAAAACAGAGATGCCATCAATAGATATTTCTCTACCAAAAGGTAAATCCAAGGGTGAGGTAGACATAGAGGGAAAGGGAGGCAAGTTCAAAATGCCTTCATGTAATATACATCTTCCAAAAATGAAGTTGTCTGAGGGAGAAGTTGTTTTGAAGGGACCTGAAATCAACGGTGGAAAGATTGAGATGCCTACTGTCGATATCTCTGTTCCCCAAGGAAAAGAAGAGGGAGATCTGGATATTGGTGGCAGTGAAGTGAAAGGAGGCAATTTCAACATGCCCTCTTTAGACATTTCTCTCCCAAAAAGTAAGCTACTTGAGGGAGACATGAAGCTAGAATGTCCTGAAATTCCAAATGTTGACTTTTCACTCCCCAAGGCAAATGTGGAGGGCAACATAGAGCTTGAGGGCAGTGATGTTAGCGGAGACAGGTTCAAGATGCCAGCTTTTGACATCTCATTcccaaagaggaaaaaaaaggagggagaggtTGATATTGAAAGACCTGAAGTCAAAGGAGGGACAAAGTTCAACATGCCATCactctctgacatctctcctcCCGCTATGAAATCACCCTCGGTTGATATCTCTATTCCAAAGGGAAAAGTAGAGGGTGACATAGAAACCAAAGGTAAAAGAGAACATTTTCATATTCCCTCAATTGATGTTTCTCTCcctgaaataaaatcaaaacgaGGTGACATCAACATTGAGGGACCAGAAATTAAAGGTGGTGGAATTAAAATGCCAACGATTGACATTTCAACCCCTCAAGGATCATTAGAAGGTGATATCACTGTCGAGGGTGAAGGAAAAGAAGGCAAGTTCAGCCTGCCGTCAGTAGACATCACCCTCCCTGCAGTAAAATACCCTGAAGGAGATGTGAATTTTCAAGGGCCGAAAGTTAAGGGTTGGAAATATGAAATGCCAAAAGTCGACCTCTCGCTTCCTAAAGGAAAAGTACAGGGAGACATTGATATCGACATTCGGTCTGGAAAAGATGGGAACATTGAAATACCATCCTATCATACAGGACTTCCTAAAGGAAAATTCAAAGGTCCTGAGCTTAAGGGAGGAAAAATCCACATGCCAGAC ATTGACCTGTCACTCCCCAAAGGAAATGCTGATCTCAGTATTGAGGGTCCTGAG GAACAAGGAGGAAAATTCAAGATGCCAGACATAAAGATACCTGACATTGACTTCTCCTTTCCTAAAGGTAAAACAGGTGAAATTGATGGAGGTCACATTGGAGTCAATGCAGAGGgaggaaaaatgaaaatgtctcaCATGAAAATGTCAGATGTTGACATCTCTCTACCTAAAGGAAAGATTGAAGGTCCAGAGATGGAGATCAAAGGAGAAGGTGGAAAATTCAAAATGCCACATTTCAGCATGCCCTCTGTTGATATTTCACTGCCAAAAGGAAAGACTGAGGGTCCAGACATTGAAATGGAGGGAGGCACTGGAGGAAAATTCAAA ATGCCTCACATGAAAATGCCAGATGTTGACATTTCTCTACCTAAAGGAAAGATTGAGGGTCCAGAGATGGAGATCAAAGGACAAGGTGGACAATTCAAGATGCCACATCTCAGCATGCCCTCTGTTGATATTTCCCTTCCAAAAGGAAAGATTGAAGGTCCAGAGATTGAAATTGAGGGAGGTACTGGAGGAAAATTCAAAATGCCTCACATGAAAATGCCCAGCATCGACATCTCTCTACCTAAAGGAAAGATTGAAGGTCCAGATGTTGAAATTGAGGGAAGTACTGGAGGAAAGTTGAAAATGCCTCACTTAAAAATGCCAGATGTTGACATCTCTCTGCCCAAAGGGAACATTGAGGGCCCAGAGAAGAAGATCAAAGGAGACGGTGGAAAATTTAAGATGCCACATTTCAGCATACCCTCTGTTGATATTTCACTGCCAAAAGGAACGATTGAGGGTCCAGACATTGAAATGGAGGGAG GTACCGGAGGGAAGTTCAAAATGCCTCACGCGAAAATGCCCAAAATTGATGTCTCTCATCCCAAAGGAAAGATTGAAGTTCCAGATGTCGAAATGGAGGGAGGTACAGGAGGAAAGTTCAAATTGCCTCATTGGAAAATGCCAGATTTTTACATCTCTCTGCCCAAAGGAAAGATTGAAGGCCCAGACACTGAAATAGAGGGAGGCACA GGAGGAAAGTTCAAGATGCCAAAAGTGGACATATCTCTTCCAAAACGAAAACCTTCAGTTGAAGGTCCAGAGTTAGATATTGGGGGACACTTTAAAATGCCTAATGTGGGCATATCTATCCctaaaggaaaagaaagtatTGACATACCAGAGGAGAAAATGGCATCAGATGGAGGAACCATCCAACTGCCACATGTCAATGTGCCCAAAGTTGATATTTCACTTCCTAAAGGTAAAAGTAAAGCTATTGAAGCAACTGCTATAGAGATGGAAGTCACAGGAGGAAAGTTCGTAGGCCCACATATTAAACTTCCAAAGGAAGGTGTATCAGTGCTAAAGAATAAATCAGGTGAAGGGGAGATCAACTTATCAACAGCTGAGGCAGGAGGGAAAGTTAAAGTGCCACAGGTCCCATCACTAGATCTGGACATCGATGTGAGACTTGATAAACCTAAACAAGACACAGAGGCTCATGGGGAAGCTGATTTACATGTTAAGGGAGAGCACAAAGCTCTGAAACTCAAGATGCCAACAATAGATATCAAAGGTCCAAAAGGAGACCTGGAACTTGATATAGGACTTAATAGAGGAGAGGGCAATAAGGACAGGAAAAAAATTGAACTTCCTGACTTGGACCTCAACACAACAGGAACCAACAGCAAAGTAAAGGGGTCTAAAGTCAAAGGAACAAAATTCAAGATTGGAatgccaaaaaagaaaactggcaGAGACGTAACAGCCGaagcaaaaatatgcaaaaactGTGGTGATGAAGAGATAGGTGGTAAAACCAAACATAGATGCATGGGAAAAGAAAGATTTGAATATGATGTTAAACTTGAAACTCACAACGGACATAAAGAGAACAAAGATCGTATTAACATCCCAGTGCCAGAGGTTACATTACCAACCAAACAAGGTTCAGCGGAATTAGGAACCGGGGGGGAGGGTAGCCTCTCGTCATCCAGAGGAGATAGTAAAGTCCCCCGGATTCCAGACATAGAGTTTGATATTACTACATCACCTGATAAATATGAGGACACAacagaaaaagggaagaaaatcaAAATCCCAAAGTTTGGTGTCGCATTACCCTCCATGTCCTCTCCTGAGGGGaaaataaatatctttgggCCAGAAATTCAGTATGAGGGCCCTAAAATGCCCAAAGTAAAGAAAGCTGTTTTTGTCTTGGTAAATCCTCCTCAAACAGGTGACCATGCTGCATGCACAGGCCTCCAAGAAAAGGAGACAACACCTGGGGCTGAAAAAGAGGATGTCAAAGTGAAGATGCCCAAAATCAAAATGAAGCCAAGCTTTGGGAAGCCCAAAGACAACGCAGCCGCTTTGTCATTTTCTCCTTGCAAATCAGGGTCGTTTGATGTCAATCTAAGGGGCAAAGGTTCCACTTCAAGTCTAAATGCTGAAAAAGATGCATGTCCTCTCAAGTCCTCCAATGGCGCAAAAGGGACTTCCAGTGGCAAAATTAAATTTCCAAAGGTGGAGTTAACCTCTCCATATGGCAAGATGGCTGCAGAGGGGGAGGACACTGAAATGAGTTTGAAACTGGGAAAGGATTCATCACCAGGAGAAGTGGAGGGAGACACTAAAGGGCTTCAAGTACAATCAGGCAAGATGGCCGTCGCTGGTTTTAGTGAGGAGCTCTCAAAGGATGTGGTGTCATCTCGTGCCAGAACAGATATGCTGGACAGAGACAGCTCAGAGTCCCCTGCTAGTTTTACCATGGAGTTCAGCTCAGCAAAGGTCCAATCTTGGAGCAAGGTCGAGAGCCACAGCAGAGAGTCTGAAGAAAGAGAGTCTTCCCCCTGGTTCAAGGTCCCAAAGTTCACCCTGAAGCCACACTCCACAG gctTCCTTCAGATAACCCCGGAGGGTTCTCCTCAGGCCCAGCGGAAGGGGGAGGTGGGAGGTGAGGCCGACGTGTTAGGGTCTTTCTGCCTCCACACCTCAGGGCTTGACTTCACCACCCAGGACGTCTCTGAAGAGAACCAAGTCTGCTCCACCGAGGATGGAACTGTCACTATGGTTACTAAGACCACCAGGATCACCCGGCACATGGTTACCAGCGAAGCGCAAACAGGTGAATCTTCAGCAACCACGACGACAACACACCAAGTGTCGGACTTCAAGCACTGA
- the prx gene encoding neuroblast differentiation-associated protein AHNAK isoform X7 produces MGTTEAKVDLQGPEIKGGKTEMPSIDISLPKGKSKGEVDIEGKGGKFKMPSCNIHLPKMKLSEGEVVLKGPEINGGKIEMPTVDISVPQGKEEGDLDIGGSEVKGGNFNMPSLDISLPKSKLLEGDMKLECPEIPNVDFSLPKANVEGNIELEGSDVSGDRFKMPAFDISFPKRKKKEGEVDIERPEVKGGTKFNMPSLSDISPPAMKSPSVDISIPKGKVEGDIETKGKREHFHIPSIDVSLPEIKSKRGDINIEGPEIKGGGIKMPTIDISTPQGSLEGDITVEGEGKEGKFSLPSVDITLPAVKYPEGDVNFQGPKVKGWKYEMPKVDLSLPKGKVQGDIDIDIRSGKDGNIEIPSYHTGLPKGKFKGPELKGGKIHMPDIDLSLPKGNADLSIEGPEVKGGKFKMPKFDVSLPKMNLVEGSVKVEGPEMNTSGPEASGDLKMAGLKQDINPASLKVKGVDIETGGTEGPGASLKLPNVKLPTVDISAPRVDLDFGLTKPKGDDVEVELLKAEGGRPSSGGRFDLPDVSLKVPSLSLPRFGGKSKSGVLVISGPKGDVSLSAPHVEGEIRAPSVEFDGDGKVKVKKTKIKMPLFGVSKKHAEVSVSSPDVDVKVTKGEIGISKPEVNLGSPDDKSKYKVKFPKFKMSSPKGQLSEGEVDAKLEGNVEGKGGFHAPDVTVKLPKFSMAGFGSKEKELGKPSGYLESKAKVKMPSVELLLPAAKTPDNEVLLPKAEVDVSEADIRGYEGNLKIPKMPTIDVSIPKIDLDVSLPKVKHDAKVDEQGGKFKMPDIKIPDIDFSFPKGKTGEIDGGHIGVNAEGGKMKMSHMKMSDVDISLPKGKIEGPEMEIKGEGGKFKMPHFSMPSVDISLPKGKTEGPDIEMEGGTGGKFKMPHMKMPDVDISLPKGKIEGPEMEIKGQGGQFKMPHLSMPSVDISLPKGKIEGPEIEIEGGTGGKFKMPHMKMPSIDISLPKGKIEGPDVEIEGSTGGKLKMPHLKMPDVDISLPKGNIEGPEKKIKGDGGKFKMPHFSIPSVDISLPKGTIEGPDIEMEGGTGGKFKMPHAKMPKIDVSHPKGKIEVPDVEMEGGTGGKFKLPHWKMPDFYISLPKGKIEGPDTEIEGGTGGKFKMPKVDISLPKRKPSVEGPELDIGGHFKMPNVGISIPKGKESIDIPEEKMASDGGTIQLPHVNVPKVDISLPKGKSKAIEATAIEMEVTGGKFVGPHIKLPKEGVSVLKNKSGEGEINLSTAEAGGKVKVPQVPSLDLDIDVRLDKPKQDTEAHGEADLHVKGEHKALKLKMPTIDIKGPKGDLELDIGLNRGEGNKDRKKIELPDLDLNTTGTNSKVKGSKVKGTKFKIGMPKKKTGRDVTAEAKICKNCGDEEIGGKTKHRCMGKERFEYDVKLETHNGHKENKDRINIPVPEVTLPTKQGSAELGTGGEGSLSSSRGDSKVPRIPDIEFDITTSPDKYEDTTEKGKKIKIPKFGVALPSMSSPEGKINIFGPEIQYEGPKMPKVKKAVFVLVNPPQTGDHAACTGLQEKETTPGAEKEDVKVKMPKIKMKPSFGKPKDNAAALSFSPCKSGSFDVNLRGKGSTSSLNAEKDACPLKSSNGAKGTSSGKIKFPKVELTSPYGKMAAEGEDTEMSLKLGKDSSPGEVEGDTKGLQVQSGKMAVAGFSEELSKDVVSSRARTDMLDRDSSESPASFTMEFSSAKVQSWSKVESHSRESEERESSPWFKVPKFTLKPHSTGFLQITPEGSPQAQRKGEVGGEADVLGSFCLHTSGLDFTTQDVSEENQVCSTEDGTVTMVTKTTRITRHMVTSEAQTGESSATTTTTHQVSDFKH; encoded by the exons ATGGGAACAACCGAGGCTAAAGTTGACTTGCAAGGACCTGAGATTAAAGGAGGGAAAACAGAGATGCCATCAATAGATATTTCTCTACCAAAAGGTAAATCCAAGGGTGAGGTAGACATAGAGGGAAAGGGAGGCAAGTTCAAAATGCCTTCATGTAATATACATCTTCCAAAAATGAAGTTGTCTGAGGGAGAAGTTGTTTTGAAGGGACCTGAAATCAACGGTGGAAAGATTGAGATGCCTACTGTCGATATCTCTGTTCCCCAAGGAAAAGAAGAGGGAGATCTGGATATTGGTGGCAGTGAAGTGAAAGGAGGCAATTTCAACATGCCCTCTTTAGACATTTCTCTCCCAAAAAGTAAGCTACTTGAGGGAGACATGAAGCTAGAATGTCCTGAAATTCCAAATGTTGACTTTTCACTCCCCAAGGCAAATGTGGAGGGCAACATAGAGCTTGAGGGCAGTGATGTTAGCGGAGACAGGTTCAAGATGCCAGCTTTTGACATCTCATTcccaaagaggaaaaaaaaggagggagaggtTGATATTGAAAGACCTGAAGTCAAAGGAGGGACAAAGTTCAACATGCCATCactctctgacatctctcctcCCGCTATGAAATCACCCTCGGTTGATATCTCTATTCCAAAGGGAAAAGTAGAGGGTGACATAGAAACCAAAGGTAAAAGAGAACATTTTCATATTCCCTCAATTGATGTTTCTCTCcctgaaataaaatcaaaacgaGGTGACATCAACATTGAGGGACCAGAAATTAAAGGTGGTGGAATTAAAATGCCAACGATTGACATTTCAACCCCTCAAGGATCATTAGAAGGTGATATCACTGTCGAGGGTGAAGGAAAAGAAGGCAAGTTCAGCCTGCCGTCAGTAGACATCACCCTCCCTGCAGTAAAATACCCTGAAGGAGATGTGAATTTTCAAGGGCCGAAAGTTAAGGGTTGGAAATATGAAATGCCAAAAGTCGACCTCTCGCTTCCTAAAGGAAAAGTACAGGGAGACATTGATATCGACATTCGGTCTGGAAAAGATGGGAACATTGAAATACCATCCTATCATACAGGACTTCCTAAAGGAAAATTCAAAGGTCCTGAGCTTAAGGGAGGAAAAATCCACATGCCAGAC ATTGACCTGTCACTCCCCAAAGGAAATGCTGATCTCAGTATTGAGGGTCCTGAGGTAAAAGGAGGCAAATTCAAAATGCCCAAATTTGATGTTTCACTTCCAAAGATGAACCTGGTGGAAGGCAGTGTCAAAGTGGAAGGCCCAGAGATGAACACCAGTGGCCCTGAAGCATCAGGAGATTTGAAGATGGCTGGTCTCAAACAAGATATTAATCCAGCCAGTTTAAAAGTTAAGGGTGTGGACATTGAGACAGGTGGTACAGAAGGCCCAGGTGCATCCCTCAAACTTCCCAATGTCAAATTACCAACAGTTGACATCTCAGCTCCAAGGGTGGATCTAGACTTTGGCCTCACCAAACCTAAAGGTGACGATGTGGAAGTGGAGCTCCTGAAAGCAGAGGGAGGCAGGCCTTCTTCAGGGGGGAGATTTGATCTACCTGATGTCTCCCTTAAAGTCCCAAGTTTATCTCTTCCCAGGTTTGGTGGAAAGTCCAAGAGTGGTGTTTTGGTGATATCTGGCCCCAAGGGGGATGTTTCCCTCAGTGCACCACATGTGGAAGGAGAGATTAGGGCACCATCAGTGGAGTTTGATGGGGATGGAAAggtcaaggtaaaaaaaactaaaatcaaaatgCCCTTATTTGGTGTATCCAAAAAGCATGCAGAAGTATCTGTGTCTTCTCCTGATGTGGatgttaaagtaacaaaaggGGAAATTGGCATTTCTAAGCCAGAAGTCAATCTTGGGAGCCCAGATGATAAATCAAAATACAAAGTGAAATttccaaagtttaaaatgtcatcaccAAAAGGTCAACTCTCAGAAGGAGAGGTTGATGCAAAACTAGAGGGAAATGTGGAAGGAAAAGGTGGCTTCCATGCACCTGACGTAACTGTCAAACTACCAAAATTCTCTATGGCAGGATTTGGCTCTAAAGAAAAAGAGTTAGGTAAGCCAAGTGGTTACCTTGAGTCTAAGGCCAAAGTTAAAATGCCCTCAGTTGAACTGTTGCTACCAGCAGCTAAAACACCAGATAATGAGGTTCTCCTCCCCAAAGCAGAGGTTGATGTCTCAGAGGCTGACATCAGAGGTTATGAGGGAAACCTCAAAATTCCCAAAATGCCAACAATTGATGTTTCCATTCCCAAAATAGACCTAGATGTGTCCCTGCCAAAAGTAAAGCATGATGCAAAGGTTGATGAACAAGGAGGAAAATTCAAGATGCCAGACATAAAGATACCTGACATTGACTTCTCCTTTCCTAAAGGTAAAACAGGTGAAATTGATGGAGGTCACATTGGAGTCAATGCAGAGGgaggaaaaatgaaaatgtctcaCATGAAAATGTCAGATGTTGACATCTCTCTACCTAAAGGAAAGATTGAAGGTCCAGAGATGGAGATCAAAGGAGAAGGTGGAAAATTCAAAATGCCACATTTCAGCATGCCCTCTGTTGATATTTCACTGCCAAAAGGAAAGACTGAGGGTCCAGACATTGAAATGGAGGGAGGCACTGGAGGAAAATTCAAA ATGCCTCACATGAAAATGCCAGATGTTGACATTTCTCTACCTAAAGGAAAGATTGAGGGTCCAGAGATGGAGATCAAAGGACAAGGTGGACAATTCAAGATGCCACATCTCAGCATGCCCTCTGTTGATATTTCCCTTCCAAAAGGAAAGATTGAAGGTCCAGAGATTGAAATTGAGGGAGGTACTGGAGGAAAATTCAAAATGCCTCACATGAAAATGCCCAGCATCGACATCTCTCTACCTAAAGGAAAGATTGAAGGTCCAGATGTTGAAATTGAGGGAAGTACTGGAGGAAAGTTGAAAATGCCTCACTTAAAAATGCCAGATGTTGACATCTCTCTGCCCAAAGGGAACATTGAGGGCCCAGAGAAGAAGATCAAAGGAGACGGTGGAAAATTTAAGATGCCACATTTCAGCATACCCTCTGTTGATATTTCACTGCCAAAAGGAACGATTGAGGGTCCAGACATTGAAATGGAGGGAG GTACCGGAGGGAAGTTCAAAATGCCTCACGCGAAAATGCCCAAAATTGATGTCTCTCATCCCAAAGGAAAGATTGAAGTTCCAGATGTCGAAATGGAGGGAGGTACAGGAGGAAAGTTCAAATTGCCTCATTGGAAAATGCCAGATTTTTACATCTCTCTGCCCAAAGGAAAGATTGAAGGCCCAGACACTGAAATAGAGGGAGGCACA GGAGGAAAGTTCAAGATGCCAAAAGTGGACATATCTCTTCCAAAACGAAAACCTTCAGTTGAAGGTCCAGAGTTAGATATTGGGGGACACTTTAAAATGCCTAATGTGGGCATATCTATCCctaaaggaaaagaaagtatTGACATACCAGAGGAGAAAATGGCATCAGATGGAGGAACCATCCAACTGCCACATGTCAATGTGCCCAAAGTTGATATTTCACTTCCTAAAGGTAAAAGTAAAGCTATTGAAGCAACTGCTATAGAGATGGAAGTCACAGGAGGAAAGTTCGTAGGCCCACATATTAAACTTCCAAAGGAAGGTGTATCAGTGCTAAAGAATAAATCAGGTGAAGGGGAGATCAACTTATCAACAGCTGAGGCAGGAGGGAAAGTTAAAGTGCCACAGGTCCCATCACTAGATCTGGACATCGATGTGAGACTTGATAAACCTAAACAAGACACAGAGGCTCATGGGGAAGCTGATTTACATGTTAAGGGAGAGCACAAAGCTCTGAAACTCAAGATGCCAACAATAGATATCAAAGGTCCAAAAGGAGACCTGGAACTTGATATAGGACTTAATAGAGGAGAGGGCAATAAGGACAGGAAAAAAATTGAACTTCCTGACTTGGACCTCAACACAACAGGAACCAACAGCAAAGTAAAGGGGTCTAAAGTCAAAGGAACAAAATTCAAGATTGGAatgccaaaaaagaaaactggcaGAGACGTAACAGCCGaagcaaaaatatgcaaaaactGTGGTGATGAAGAGATAGGTGGTAAAACCAAACATAGATGCATGGGAAAAGAAAGATTTGAATATGATGTTAAACTTGAAACTCACAACGGACATAAAGAGAACAAAGATCGTATTAACATCCCAGTGCCAGAGGTTACATTACCAACCAAACAAGGTTCAGCGGAATTAGGAACCGGGGGGGAGGGTAGCCTCTCGTCATCCAGAGGAGATAGTAAAGTCCCCCGGATTCCAGACATAGAGTTTGATATTACTACATCACCTGATAAATATGAGGACACAacagaaaaagggaagaaaatcaAAATCCCAAAGTTTGGTGTCGCATTACCCTCCATGTCCTCTCCTGAGGGGaaaataaatatctttgggCCAGAAATTCAGTATGAGGGCCCTAAAATGCCCAAAGTAAAGAAAGCTGTTTTTGTCTTGGTAAATCCTCCTCAAACAGGTGACCATGCTGCATGCACAGGCCTCCAAGAAAAGGAGACAACACCTGGGGCTGAAAAAGAGGATGTCAAAGTGAAGATGCCCAAAATCAAAATGAAGCCAAGCTTTGGGAAGCCCAAAGACAACGCAGCCGCTTTGTCATTTTCTCCTTGCAAATCAGGGTCGTTTGATGTCAATCTAAGGGGCAAAGGTTCCACTTCAAGTCTAAATGCTGAAAAAGATGCATGTCCTCTCAAGTCCTCCAATGGCGCAAAAGGGACTTCCAGTGGCAAAATTAAATTTCCAAAGGTGGAGTTAACCTCTCCATATGGCAAGATGGCTGCAGAGGGGGAGGACACTGAAATGAGTTTGAAACTGGGAAAGGATTCATCACCAGGAGAAGTGGAGGGAGACACTAAAGGGCTTCAAGTACAATCAGGCAAGATGGCCGTCGCTGGTTTTAGTGAGGAGCTCTCAAAGGATGTGGTGTCATCTCGTGCCAGAACAGATATGCTGGACAGAGACAGCTCAGAGTCCCCTGCTAGTTTTACCATGGAGTTCAGCTCAGCAAAGGTCCAATCTTGGAGCAAGGTCGAGAGCCACAGCAGAGAGTCTGAAGAAAGAGAGTCTTCCCCCTGGTTCAAGGTCCCAAAGTTCACCCTGAAGCCACACTCCACAG gctTCCTTCAGATAACCCCGGAGGGTTCTCCTCAGGCCCAGCGGAAGGGGGAGGTGGGAGGTGAGGCCGACGTGTTAGGGTCTTTCTGCCTCCACACCTCAGGGCTTGACTTCACCACCCAGGACGTCTCTGAAGAGAACCAAGTCTGCTCCACCGAGGATGGAACTGTCACTATGGTTACTAAGACCACCAGGATCACCCGGCACATGGTTACCAGCGAAGCGCAAACAGGTGAATCTTCAGCAACCACGACGACAACACACCAAGTGTCGGACTTCAAGCACTGA